In the genome of Drosophila yakuba strain Tai18E2 chromosome 3R, Prin_Dyak_Tai18E2_2.1, whole genome shotgun sequence, one region contains:
- the LOC6535845 gene encoding Fanconi anemia group D2 protein isoform X3 produces MAVLGHTALLTRHQSVLFLLFCYLGSRVTLVKLTCTMYKQFKKRSKKPLNTIDENATMKVPRLAETTTNVSVESSSGGSEDNIPASQEHTQRFLSQHSAILAATLGRTQSSNRNIATLSRQPNNFFELVLVRAGVQLDQGDSLIMACDHVSIVSKLRDIFTSASSYTDKMETFKTGLNASMAPGSKLVQKLLTGCTVDAAGEEQIYQSQNSMFMNFLMIDFMRDACVEVLLNRIEEVAKADRVIMGKAAIPLPLLPLMLTQLRYLTALHKVEIYSRIEVIFNRATESAKLDIIANAELILDASMHDEFVELLNINYSSTEDLFHMTTVQTLSNLFLSDRTQAKLRLRILDFATSGHCPDVNLPHLIRLLLNVLKIDTDDSVRDLIGSLREIFNWRHTTVREENSTTGDSKKSQLELFGFLELALLRSKKFYQACQRSCASVPAEEFTSFDLILLLLLIHVNEDNSLYIENILRRRIKLEHITVGILEEIRLHYRHILEQHITTLMNILHDFMREKNRTVSDFAKSSYSILFKTFNSIQKNILKKLLELTCDKSSPHLTTMALELLRELQRKSAKDVQNCATLLIPMLDRISDLTLTQTRVAMDLLCHVAFPGPNLSPCLQLQEQVDMVVKKQLINSIDNIKKQGIIGCVQLIDAMARIENDGVERNELIASVENVDSLPDGRGKMAANLIIRTESSIGNSTESLALFFEELATVFNQRNEGSTGCDLDYQFIAWVCDLVTFRFQASFVTEDVPETLKGIKLEYQLNINELDDTNVNTESDVLNIGINMSKLVLSPKAKPCDSIYILAPLFNCVRVLYKHRHHDSLENINALLGCAIVLPSFFEDDNYVPVFDNFEAEQQKDILSIYFQTINWMRVSISAFASQRDHPTRRRVLSRLGELIRIEQRIKPLLARAPVDFVAPPYQFLTNVKLSNQNLKRPGPKPAAKINTTLPEPDLSGNQTTIADFTIKVGPCKTIKMKTDFEQMYGPRERYRPMEVEIIMLLVEQKFVLSHQLENEQVGEFLGLLELRFLLEDVVQKLEAAVFRQTDFFDADSFKPHLAKQEDFICDLLPCLNEVNNHLITLAEAIDNELTKVNHVYSNLDLFKEQFCYIKSCFGLCVRLFALYFAWSEWSDKSQEQLLHKSLLKLQPKAQWKRLEKQSVPQLATLTFQYFLKYEKSVLSLSTAVQIYRLLCNLLKLGSLQSDASQPRFQQAEELRILCGTLLRRKWFHYAGTLDKGGQCNIYLDELIKGFLKKSTSTSQTDLLSELVKQCSILNTKDKALSSFPNFKKANFPLLFRGLCEVLIHSLSGQVSADRHGDRLTLWESAVDLLNGLLSIVQQVEQPRNFGLFLKHSLLFLKLLLQHGMSALESIVRDDPERLTRFLHELQKVTRFLHQLCCHSKSIKNTAIISYIPSLRETIETLVFRVKALLAANNCHSAFHMGNMINRDLHGDSIITPTSSFAGEENSDEELPADDTSVDETALGDDMGITTVSVSTRPSDGSRRSKSSSRSKCF; encoded by the exons ATGGCAGTGCTCGGTCACACTGCATTGCTAACGCGCCATCaaagtgttttgtttttactctTTTGTTATTTAGGATCAAGAGTTACGCTTGTAAAGCTTACTTGCACTAtgtataaacaatttaaaaaacgtTCGAAGAAACCTCTGAACACGATCGATGAAAACGCGACCATGAAAGTGCCC CGCCTGGCAGAGACGACCACAAATGTTTCAGTTGAGTCCTCATCCGGTGGGAGCGAGGATAACATACCCGCCTCCCAGGAGCATACGCAGCGCTTTCTGTCGCAGCACAGTGCGATCCTGGCCGCCACTCTTGGTCGCACGCAATCCTCGAACCGGAACATTGCCACGCTCTCCCGGCAACCGAACAACTTCTTCGAACTGGTTCTGGTTCGAGCCGGTGTCCAGTTGGACCAGGGTGATAGTCTGATAATGGCCTGCGATCATGTATCCATTGTCTCCAAGCTGCGTGACATCTTTACGAGTGCCTCCTCCTATACCGACAAAATGGAGACATTCAAGACGGGTCTGAATGCTTCCATGGCGCCCGGATCAAAGCTGGTGCAGAAGCTTCTAACCGGCTGCACCGTGGACGCAGCTGGCGAGGAGCAGATCTACCAGTCCCAGAACAGCATGTTTATGAACTTCCTTATGATCGACTTCATGCGAGATGCCTGCGTGGAGGTGCTGTTGAACAGGATCGAGGAGGTGGCTAAAGCCGACCGAGTCATCATGGGTAAAGCAGCTATTCCCTTGCCACTGCTACCCCTGATGCTGACTCAACTGCGCTACCTGACTGCCTTGCACAAGGTGGAGATCTACAGTCGCATCGAGGTAATCTTCAACAGGGCCACGGAATCGGCAAAGCTTGACATCATAGCCAATGCTGAGTTGATACTCGATGCCAGCATGCACGATGAGTTCGTCGAGCTTCTCAA CATTAACTATTCCAGCACTGAAGACCTTTTCCATATGACCACGGTGCAAACTCTTAGTAACTTATTTCTTTCGGACAGAACGCAGGCCAAGTTACGACTGCGCATTTTGGACTTCGCCACAAGTGGTCACTGCCCCGATGTG AACTTGCCGCATCTTATAAGGCTGCTGCTAAACGTTCTGAAAATAGACACAGATGACAGCGTGCGCGAC TTGATAGGCAGCTTGCGAGAAATCTTCAACTGGCGTCACACAACTGTGAGGGAAGAAAACTCAACAACAGGCGACAGTAAGAAGTCTCAGCTGGAACTTTTTGGCTTTCTAGAACTAGCATTATTACGCTCGAAAAAGTTTTATCAAGCATGCCAGAGGTCATGTGCTAGTGTGCCTGCTGAAGAATTTAC CTCCTTCGACCTGATACTTCTGCTTTTGTTGATACATGTTAATGAAGATAACTCATTATACATCGAAAACATT ctTCGACGTCGCATTAAATTGGAGCATATAACAGTGGGCATTTTGGAAGAGATACGACTGCACTATAGACACATCCTGGAGCAGCACATTACCACACTGATGAACATCCTTCACGACTTTATGCGAGAGAAAAATCGCACTGTGTCCGATTTCGCGAAGTCTTCGTACAG tatACTTTTTAAGACTTTCAACTCGATCCaaaaaaatatcttaaaaaaGCTTTTGGAGCTTACCTGTGACAAATCATCACCGCACCTGACAACAATGGCACTGGAATTGCTTCGTGAGCTTCAACGAAAGAGCGCCAAGGATGTTCAGAATTGTGCCACTCTTCTTATTCCCATGCTTGATAGGATAAGTGATCTTACTCTTACACAAACCCGCGTTGCTATGGACCTTTTGTGCCATGTTGCGTTTCCAGGTCCGAACCTATCGCCGTGCCTGCAACTCCAAGAGCAAGTCGATATGGTGGTTAAAAAGCAGCTGATCAATTCCATTGATAATATTAAAAAGCAGGGCATAATTGGCTGTGTGCAGCTCATCGATGCAATGGCACGCATTGAGAACGACGGAGTTGAGCGTAACGAGCTTATAGCCAGCGTGGAAAACGTCGATTCCTTGCCCGATGGCCGAGGCAAAATGGCTGCCAACTTAATCA TACGCACCGAGTCATCAATAGGAAATAGTACCGAGTCTTTAGCCCTGTTTTTTGAAGAACTGGCCACGGTTTTCAATCAGCGCAATGAGGGAAGCACCGGCTGTGACTTGGACTACCAATTCATTGCTTGGGTCTGTGACTTAGTGACATTCCGATTTCAGGCAAGTTTTGTCACAGAGGATGTTCCCGAGACTTTAAA GGGAATTAAACTGGAATATCAGTTAAATATCAATGAATTGGACGATACAAATGTAAATACTGAATCGGATGTCCTTAATATTGGCATAAATATGTCAAAACTGGTTTTATCACCGAAAGCGAA ACCTTGTGATTCAATATACATTCTGGCTCCTCTGTTCAACTGTGTCAGGGTGTTGTACAAACATCGCCACCATGACAGCTTAGAGAATATCAATGCCTTGCTGGGCTGTGCCATTGTGCTGCCTTCTTTCTTTGAGGATGACAACTATGTCCCCGTTTTTGACAACTTTGAGGCGGAACAGCAAAAGGACATTCTGAGCATTTATTTTCAGACCATCAATTGGATGAGGGTGTCGATCAGTGCGTTTGCATCCCAACGTGATCATCCTACTCGGCGTCGAGTTCTTTCCAGACTCGGAGAGCTAATACGTATCGAACAGAGAATTAAGCCCCTCCTGGCTAGAGCGCCTGTCGACTTCGTGGCACCGCCATATCAATTCCTCACCAACGTCAAGCTCTCGAACCAGAATCTGAAACGTCCAGGACCTAAACCAGCTGCCAAAATAAACACAACGCTACCAGAACCAGATTTAAGTGGTAATCAAACAACGATCGCTGACTTTACTATTAAGGTTGGACCGTGCAAGACCATTAAGATGAAGACCGACTTTGAGCAGATGTATGGGCCGCGAGAGAGGTACAGGCCAATGGAAGTTGAAATCATCATGCTGTTGGTCGAGCAGAAGTTTGTCTTGAGTCACCAGCTGGAAAATGAGCAAGTGGGGGAGTTTCTTGGTCTCCTGGAGTTACGTTTCCTGCTGGAAGACGTGGTTCAAAAACTTGAAGCAGCAGTTTTTCGACAGACCGATTTCTTTGATGCGGACAGTTTTAAGCCGCATTTGGCCAAACAGGAAGATTTTATTTGCGATCTACTTCCATGTCTAAATGAGGTGAATAATCATCTAATAACCCTAGCTGAAGCCATCGACAATGAGCTTACGAAAGTCAATCATGTGTACAGCAATCTGGATCTGTTTAAAGAGCAATTTTGCTATATCAAATCGTGTTTTGGGCTGTGCGTCCGGCTGTTTGCCTTGTACTTCGCCTGGAGCGAGTGGAGTGATAAGTCGCAGGAACAACTGCTCCATA AGTCTTTGCTTAAACTACAGCCTAAAGCACAATGGAAAAGACTAGAGAAGCAAAGTGTCCCTCAGCTGGCAACCCTGACTTTTCAATACTTTCTGAAGTATGAGAAATCCGTATTGAGTCTCAGTACTGCGGTTCAGATTTATCGATTGCTGTGTAACTTGTTGAAACTGGGGAGTTTACAAAGTGATGCTAGCCAACCGAGATTTCAGCAAGCCGAGGAGTTAC GGATACTGTGTGGCACATTGTTGCGACGTAAATGGTTCCACTACGCTGGTACTTTGGACAAAGGCGGTCAATGCAATATCTATTTGGACGAGCTGATCAAGGGATTCCTAAAAAAATCAACTTCCACGAGTCAAACCGATCTCCTTAGTGAGTTGGTTAAGCAATGCAGCATACTCAATACGAAGGACAAAGCCCTGAGTTCCTTCCCCAACTtcaaaaa GGCCAACTTCCCATTACTCTTTCGCGGACTGTGCGAGGTTCTTATTCACTCCCTAAGTGGTCAAGTTAGCGCCGATAGACATGGTGATAGATTGACACTGTGGGAGTCTGCAGTGGATTTGTTGAATGGCTTGCTCAGCATTGTGCAGCAGGTGGAACAGCCCAGAAATTTTGGGCTCTTTCTGAAACACTCCCTGTTATTCCTTAAGTTGCTTCTTCAGCACGGAATGTCTGCGCTGGAATCTATTGTTCGTGACGATCCCGAAAGGCTAACAAGGTTTTTGCACGAGCTCCAGAAAGTGACACGCTTCCTGCATCAACTGTGCTGCCATTCGaagtcaattaaaaatactgCTATTATCAGCTATATTCCCAGCCTTCGGGAGACGATTGAGACGTTGGTCTTTCGAGTAAAAGCCCTTTTGGCCGCCAACAACTGCCATTCTGCATTTCACATGGGAAATATGATCAACAGGGATCTCCACGGAGATTCTATTATTACACCCACGAGTTCATTCGCCGGCGAGGAAAACAGCGACGAGGAATTACCTGCGGACGACACCAGCGTAGATGAAACTGCCTTGGGAGATGACATGGGCATCACAACTGTTAGCGTTAGCACGAGGCCGAGCGACGGCAGTCGTCGGAGCAAGTCCTCTTCCCGCAGCAAATGCTTTTGA
- the LOC6535845 gene encoding Fanconi anemia group D2 protein isoform X2 — protein sequence MAVLGHTALLTRHQSVLFLLFCYLGSRVTLVKLTCTMYKQFKKRSKKPLNTIDENATMKVPRLAETTTNVSVESSSGGSEDNIPASQEHTQRFLSQHSAILAATLGRTQSSNRNIATLSRQPNNFFELVLVRAGVQLDQGDSLIMACDHVSIVSKLRDIFTSASSYTDKMETFKTGLNASMAPGSKLVQKLLTGCTVDAAGEEQIYQSQNSMFMNFLMIDFMRDACVEVLLNRIEEVAKADRVIMGKAAIPLPLLPLMLTQLRYLTALHKVEIYSRIEVIFNRATESAKLDIIANAELILDASMHDEFVELLNINYSSTEDLFHMTTVQTLSNLFLSDRTQAKLRLRILDFATSGHCPDVNLPHLIRLLLNVLKIDTDDSVRDFQLIGSLREIFNWRHTTVREENSTTGDSKKSQLELFGFLELALLRSKKFYQACQRSCASVPAEEFTSFDLILLLLLIHVNEDNSLYIENILRRRIKLEHITVGILEEIRLHYRHILEQHITTLMNILHDFMREKNRTVSDFAKSSYSILFKTFNSIQKNILKKLLELTCDKSSPHLTTMALELLRELQRKSAKDVQNCATLLIPMLDRISDLTLTQTRVAMDLLCHVAFPGPNLSPCLQLQEQVDMVVKKQLINSIDNIKKQGIIGCVQLIDAMARIENDGVERNELIASVENVDSLPDGRGKMAANLIIRTESSIGNSTESLALFFEELATVFNQRNEGSTGCDLDYQFIAWVCDLVTFRFQASFVTEDVPETLKGIKLEYQLNINELDDTNVNTESDVLNIGINMSKLVLSPKAKPCDSIYILAPLFNCVRVLYKHRHHDSLENINALLGCAIVLPSFFEDDNYVPVFDNFEAEQQKDILSIYFQTINWMRVSISAFASQRDHPTRRRVLSRLGELIRIEQRIKPLLARAPVDFVAPPYQFLTNVKLSNQNLKRPGPKPAAKINTTLPEPDLSGNQTTIADFTIKVGPCKTIKMKTDFEQMYGPRERYRPMEVEIIMLLVEQKFVLSHQLENEQVGEFLGLLELRFLLEDVVQKLEAAVFRQTDFFDADSFKPHLAKQEDFICDLLPCLNEVNNHLITLAEAIDNELTKVNHVYSNLDLFKEQFCYIKSCFGLCVRLFALYFAWSEWSDKSQEQLLHKSLLKLQPKAQWKRLEKQSVPQLATLTFQYFLKYEKSVLSLSTAVQIYRLLCNLLKLGSLQSDASQPRFQQAEELRILCGTLLRRKWFHYAGTLDKGGQCNIYLDELIKGFLKKSTSTSQTDLLSELVKQCSILNTKDKALSSFPNFKKANFPLLFRGLCEVLIHSLSGQVSADRHGDRLTLWESAVDLLNGLLSIVQQVEQPRNFGLFLKHSLLFLKLLLQHGMSALESIVRDDPERLTRFLHELQKVTRFLHQLCCHSKSIKNTAIISYIPSLRETIETLVFRVKALLAANNCHSAFHMGNMINRDLHGDSIITPTSSFAGEENSDEELPADDTSVDETALGDDMGITTVSVSTRPSDGSRRSKSSSRSKCF from the exons ATGGCAGTGCTCGGTCACACTGCATTGCTAACGCGCCATCaaagtgttttgtttttactctTTTGTTATTTAGGATCAAGAGTTACGCTTGTAAAGCTTACTTGCACTAtgtataaacaatttaaaaaacgtTCGAAGAAACCTCTGAACACGATCGATGAAAACGCGACCATGAAAGTGCCC CGCCTGGCAGAGACGACCACAAATGTTTCAGTTGAGTCCTCATCCGGTGGGAGCGAGGATAACATACCCGCCTCCCAGGAGCATACGCAGCGCTTTCTGTCGCAGCACAGTGCGATCCTGGCCGCCACTCTTGGTCGCACGCAATCCTCGAACCGGAACATTGCCACGCTCTCCCGGCAACCGAACAACTTCTTCGAACTGGTTCTGGTTCGAGCCGGTGTCCAGTTGGACCAGGGTGATAGTCTGATAATGGCCTGCGATCATGTATCCATTGTCTCCAAGCTGCGTGACATCTTTACGAGTGCCTCCTCCTATACCGACAAAATGGAGACATTCAAGACGGGTCTGAATGCTTCCATGGCGCCCGGATCAAAGCTGGTGCAGAAGCTTCTAACCGGCTGCACCGTGGACGCAGCTGGCGAGGAGCAGATCTACCAGTCCCAGAACAGCATGTTTATGAACTTCCTTATGATCGACTTCATGCGAGATGCCTGCGTGGAGGTGCTGTTGAACAGGATCGAGGAGGTGGCTAAAGCCGACCGAGTCATCATGGGTAAAGCAGCTATTCCCTTGCCACTGCTACCCCTGATGCTGACTCAACTGCGCTACCTGACTGCCTTGCACAAGGTGGAGATCTACAGTCGCATCGAGGTAATCTTCAACAGGGCCACGGAATCGGCAAAGCTTGACATCATAGCCAATGCTGAGTTGATACTCGATGCCAGCATGCACGATGAGTTCGTCGAGCTTCTCAA CATTAACTATTCCAGCACTGAAGACCTTTTCCATATGACCACGGTGCAAACTCTTAGTAACTTATTTCTTTCGGACAGAACGCAGGCCAAGTTACGACTGCGCATTTTGGACTTCGCCACAAGTGGTCACTGCCCCGATGTG AACTTGCCGCATCTTATAAGGCTGCTGCTAAACGTTCTGAAAATAGACACAGATGACAGCGTGCGCGAC TTTCAGTTGATAGGCAGCTTGCGAGAAATCTTCAACTGGCGTCACACAACTGTGAGGGAAGAAAACTCAACAACAGGCGACAGTAAGAAGTCTCAGCTGGAACTTTTTGGCTTTCTAGAACTAGCATTATTACGCTCGAAAAAGTTTTATCAAGCATGCCAGAGGTCATGTGCTAGTGTGCCTGCTGAAGAATTTAC CTCCTTCGACCTGATACTTCTGCTTTTGTTGATACATGTTAATGAAGATAACTCATTATACATCGAAAACATT ctTCGACGTCGCATTAAATTGGAGCATATAACAGTGGGCATTTTGGAAGAGATACGACTGCACTATAGACACATCCTGGAGCAGCACATTACCACACTGATGAACATCCTTCACGACTTTATGCGAGAGAAAAATCGCACTGTGTCCGATTTCGCGAAGTCTTCGTACAG tatACTTTTTAAGACTTTCAACTCGATCCaaaaaaatatcttaaaaaaGCTTTTGGAGCTTACCTGTGACAAATCATCACCGCACCTGACAACAATGGCACTGGAATTGCTTCGTGAGCTTCAACGAAAGAGCGCCAAGGATGTTCAGAATTGTGCCACTCTTCTTATTCCCATGCTTGATAGGATAAGTGATCTTACTCTTACACAAACCCGCGTTGCTATGGACCTTTTGTGCCATGTTGCGTTTCCAGGTCCGAACCTATCGCCGTGCCTGCAACTCCAAGAGCAAGTCGATATGGTGGTTAAAAAGCAGCTGATCAATTCCATTGATAATATTAAAAAGCAGGGCATAATTGGCTGTGTGCAGCTCATCGATGCAATGGCACGCATTGAGAACGACGGAGTTGAGCGTAACGAGCTTATAGCCAGCGTGGAAAACGTCGATTCCTTGCCCGATGGCCGAGGCAAAATGGCTGCCAACTTAATCA TACGCACCGAGTCATCAATAGGAAATAGTACCGAGTCTTTAGCCCTGTTTTTTGAAGAACTGGCCACGGTTTTCAATCAGCGCAATGAGGGAAGCACCGGCTGTGACTTGGACTACCAATTCATTGCTTGGGTCTGTGACTTAGTGACATTCCGATTTCAGGCAAGTTTTGTCACAGAGGATGTTCCCGAGACTTTAAA GGGAATTAAACTGGAATATCAGTTAAATATCAATGAATTGGACGATACAAATGTAAATACTGAATCGGATGTCCTTAATATTGGCATAAATATGTCAAAACTGGTTTTATCACCGAAAGCGAA ACCTTGTGATTCAATATACATTCTGGCTCCTCTGTTCAACTGTGTCAGGGTGTTGTACAAACATCGCCACCATGACAGCTTAGAGAATATCAATGCCTTGCTGGGCTGTGCCATTGTGCTGCCTTCTTTCTTTGAGGATGACAACTATGTCCCCGTTTTTGACAACTTTGAGGCGGAACAGCAAAAGGACATTCTGAGCATTTATTTTCAGACCATCAATTGGATGAGGGTGTCGATCAGTGCGTTTGCATCCCAACGTGATCATCCTACTCGGCGTCGAGTTCTTTCCAGACTCGGAGAGCTAATACGTATCGAACAGAGAATTAAGCCCCTCCTGGCTAGAGCGCCTGTCGACTTCGTGGCACCGCCATATCAATTCCTCACCAACGTCAAGCTCTCGAACCAGAATCTGAAACGTCCAGGACCTAAACCAGCTGCCAAAATAAACACAACGCTACCAGAACCAGATTTAAGTGGTAATCAAACAACGATCGCTGACTTTACTATTAAGGTTGGACCGTGCAAGACCATTAAGATGAAGACCGACTTTGAGCAGATGTATGGGCCGCGAGAGAGGTACAGGCCAATGGAAGTTGAAATCATCATGCTGTTGGTCGAGCAGAAGTTTGTCTTGAGTCACCAGCTGGAAAATGAGCAAGTGGGGGAGTTTCTTGGTCTCCTGGAGTTACGTTTCCTGCTGGAAGACGTGGTTCAAAAACTTGAAGCAGCAGTTTTTCGACAGACCGATTTCTTTGATGCGGACAGTTTTAAGCCGCATTTGGCCAAACAGGAAGATTTTATTTGCGATCTACTTCCATGTCTAAATGAGGTGAATAATCATCTAATAACCCTAGCTGAAGCCATCGACAATGAGCTTACGAAAGTCAATCATGTGTACAGCAATCTGGATCTGTTTAAAGAGCAATTTTGCTATATCAAATCGTGTTTTGGGCTGTGCGTCCGGCTGTTTGCCTTGTACTTCGCCTGGAGCGAGTGGAGTGATAAGTCGCAGGAACAACTGCTCCATA AGTCTTTGCTTAAACTACAGCCTAAAGCACAATGGAAAAGACTAGAGAAGCAAAGTGTCCCTCAGCTGGCAACCCTGACTTTTCAATACTTTCTGAAGTATGAGAAATCCGTATTGAGTCTCAGTACTGCGGTTCAGATTTATCGATTGCTGTGTAACTTGTTGAAACTGGGGAGTTTACAAAGTGATGCTAGCCAACCGAGATTTCAGCAAGCCGAGGAGTTAC GGATACTGTGTGGCACATTGTTGCGACGTAAATGGTTCCACTACGCTGGTACTTTGGACAAAGGCGGTCAATGCAATATCTATTTGGACGAGCTGATCAAGGGATTCCTAAAAAAATCAACTTCCACGAGTCAAACCGATCTCCTTAGTGAGTTGGTTAAGCAATGCAGCATACTCAATACGAAGGACAAAGCCCTGAGTTCCTTCCCCAACTtcaaaaa GGCCAACTTCCCATTACTCTTTCGCGGACTGTGCGAGGTTCTTATTCACTCCCTAAGTGGTCAAGTTAGCGCCGATAGACATGGTGATAGATTGACACTGTGGGAGTCTGCAGTGGATTTGTTGAATGGCTTGCTCAGCATTGTGCAGCAGGTGGAACAGCCCAGAAATTTTGGGCTCTTTCTGAAACACTCCCTGTTATTCCTTAAGTTGCTTCTTCAGCACGGAATGTCTGCGCTGGAATCTATTGTTCGTGACGATCCCGAAAGGCTAACAAGGTTTTTGCACGAGCTCCAGAAAGTGACACGCTTCCTGCATCAACTGTGCTGCCATTCGaagtcaattaaaaatactgCTATTATCAGCTATATTCCCAGCCTTCGGGAGACGATTGAGACGTTGGTCTTTCGAGTAAAAGCCCTTTTGGCCGCCAACAACTGCCATTCTGCATTTCACATGGGAAATATGATCAACAGGGATCTCCACGGAGATTCTATTATTACACCCACGAGTTCATTCGCCGGCGAGGAAAACAGCGACGAGGAATTACCTGCGGACGACACCAGCGTAGATGAAACTGCCTTGGGAGATGACATGGGCATCACAACTGTTAGCGTTAGCACGAGGCCGAGCGACGGCAGTCGTCGGAGCAAGTCCTCTTCCCGCAGCAAATGCTTTTGA